From Rhodamnia argentea isolate NSW1041297 chromosome 10, ASM2092103v1, whole genome shotgun sequence, a single genomic window includes:
- the LOC115739324 gene encoding ras-related protein RABA5c, whose translation MSSSDEEGGGEEYLFKIVIIGDSAVGKSNLLSRYARNEFNPHSKATIGVEFQTQSMDIDGKEVKAQIWDTAGQERFRAVTSAYYRGAVGALVVYDITRRSTFDSVSRWLDELNTHSDTTVARMLVGNKCDLESIRDVTVEEGKSLAESEGLFFMETSALDATNVKTAFEIVIKEIYNNVSRKVLNSDAYKAELSVNRVTLVGNGTDGSKRSQSFSCCSR comes from the exons atgtcgTCGTCGGACGAGGAGGGAGGAGGGGAGGAGTACCTTTTCAAGATTGTCATCATCGGCGACTCCGCCGTCGGCAAGTCCAACCTCCTCTCCCGCTACGCCCGCAACGAGTTCAACCCCCACTCCAAGGCCACCATCGGCGTCGAGTTCCAGACCCAGAGCATGGACATCGACGGCAAGGAGGTCAAGGCCCAGATTTGGGACACCGCCGGCCAGGAGCGCTTCCGAGCCGTCACCTCCGCCTACTACCGCGGTGCCGTCGGCGCCCTCGTCGTCTACGACATCACCCGCCGCTCCACCTTCGACAGCGTCTCCCGCTGGCTCGACGAGCTCAATA CTCACTCCGATACAACAGTTGCTAGGATGCTTGTTGGGAACAAATGTGACCTGGAGAGTATTAGGGATGTGACAGTCGAGGAGGGGAAGAGTTTGGCAGAATCAGAAGGGTTGTTCTTTATGGAGACTTCTGCTTTGGATGCCACAAATGTCAAGACAGCATTCGAGATCGTTATAAAAGAGATATATAACAACGTGAGCAGGAAGGTTCTAAATTCGGATGCATATAAGGCAGAGCTATCCGTTAACAGGGTAACCTTGGTTGGTAATGGGACCGACGGATCGAAGCGGAGTCAGAGCTTTTCTTGCTGTTCGAGGTGA
- the LOC115739321 gene encoding DEAD-box ATP-dependent RNA helicase 28 isoform X1, translating into MSPSFVFEAPSDEERPEDQEDEDEEDADETTQSPWDFAAYSGSVAEEHARHSTTSVDFKISRVLENRSLPILPDDISSDSEPDIQEDYRPDDEDDGGSYAFETKPFFEKAEGASFHANSFLELNLSRPLLRACEALGYTKPTPIQAACVPLAMTGRDICASAITGSGKTAAFALPALERLLFRPKRVKAIRVLILTPTRELAVQVHSMIEKLAQFTDIRCCLIVGGLSTKVQEVALRSMPDIVVATPGRMIDHLRNSMSVDFEDLAVLILDEADRLLELGFSAEIHELVRQCPKRRQTMLFSATMTEEVDELIKLSLVKPLRLSADPSAKRPATLTEEVVRIRRMRESNQEAVLLALCSKTFTSKVIIFSGTKEAAHRLKIIFGLAGYKAAELHGNLTQVQRLDALELFRRQEVDFLIATDVAARGLDIIGVQTVINYACPRDLTSYVHRVGRTARAGREGCAVTFVTDNDRSLLKAIAKRAGSKLKSRIVGEQSIIKWSQLIEGMERQVAAILREEREERALRKAEMQATKAENLIAHKDDIFSRPKRTWFVTEKEKKLAAKAAKASSEKGKKNADVVISAQQAEDLKMKEKRKREREKNLPRKKRRRLEAAREMLEDENQTDKLEGDGTGKKEKSALSLVDVAYRRAKAAKSVKKALDAGKIVRKPSKKAKRTSERTPSRAEEMKELFQSDMSERKLKKRGAVTGKKKSKFKSKSRYKRR; encoded by the exons ATGTCGCCGAGCTTCGTGTTTGAAGCCCCCAGCGACGAAGAACGTCCGGAGGACCAGGAGGACGAAGACGAGGAGGATGCAGACGAGACAACGCAGTCTCCCTGGGACTTCGCCGCCTACTCCGGGTCCGTCGCCGAAGAGCACGCTCGTCACAGCACCACCTCCGTCGACTTTAAGATCTCCAGGGTCCTCGAGAATCGCTCCCTCCCGATTCTCCCCGACGACATTAGCTCCGATTCCGAACCCGACATCCAG GAAGATTACAGGCCAGACGACGAGGATGATGGCGGCAGCTATGCTTTCGAAACTAAGCCCTTCTTTGAGAAGGCTGAAGGAGCCTCCTTTCACGCCAATTCCTTTCTGGAGCTCAATCTATCTCGCCCCCTTCTCAGGGCTTGCGAGGCACTGGGGTACACCAAGCCCACTCCTATTCAG GCTGCATGCGTTCCCTTAGCTATGACAGGCCGTGACATTTGTGCGAGTGCCATCACTGGTTCTGGGAAG ACAGCTGCATTCGCCTTGCCTGCTTTGGAGAGGTTGCTGTTCCGACCGAAGAGAGTGAAAGCCATAAGGGTTCTTATACTTACTCCTACCAGGGAGTTGGCAGTTCA GGTTCACAGCATGATAGAGAAACTTGCTCAATTTACTGATATCAGATGTTGCCTTATTGTTGGTGGGCTTTCAACAAAG GTTCAAGAAGTGGCCTTGAGATCGATGCCAGATATTGTTGTAGCAACTCCAGGGCGCATGATAGATCACTTACGCAATTCTATGTCAGTGGACTTTGAAGATCTTGCAGTTCTTATACTTGATGAGGCAGATCGTCTGCTGGAGCTTGGCTTTAGTGCTGAAATTCATGAGCTG GTCCGTCAATGTCCTAAAAGGAGGCAGACAATGTTATTTTCAGCTACAATGACTGAAGAAGTGGATGAGCTTATTAAGCTCTCTCTGGTCAAACCTTTGCGCCTATCAGCTGACCCATCAGCAAAACGGCCTGCGACATTAACTGAGGA GGTTGTCAGGATACGCCGGATGCGTGAGTCGAATCAGGAAGCTGTTCTACTGGCCTTGTGTTCAAAAACTTTCACTTCCAAAGTCATAATCTTCAG TGGAACAAAGGAGGCTGCACATAGGTTGAAGATCATATTTGGTTTAGCTGGTTATAAAGCTGCAGAACTTCATGGAAATCTTACTCAAGTGCAACGCCTTGAT GCATTGGAGCTATTCAGGAGGCAAGAAGTCGATTTTCTGATAGCGACTGATGTAGCTGCCCGT GGGCTTGACATAATTGGTGTCCAGACAGTTATAAACTATGCTTGTCCCCGAGATCTTACCAG TTATGTTCATCGGGTTGGTCGAACAGCCAGGGCGGGTAGGGAAGGATGTGCTGTCACTTTTGTGACTGACAATGACCGGTCTTTACTGAAAGCAATT GCTAAGAGAGCTGGTTCCAAGCTGAAGAGCCGAATAGTTGGAGAGCAATCAATTATTAAATGGTCTCAGCTTATTGAGGGGATGGAACGTCAGGTGGCTGCCATTTTACGAGAAGAGAG GGAAGAAAGGGCCTTGAGGAAAGCTGAAATGCAAGCCACCAAG GCGGAAAATTTGATTGCTCATAAGGATGATATATTCTCACGTCCTAAAAGAACATGGTTTGTGacggaaaaggagaagaaacttGCAGCAAAGGCAGCGAAG GCCTCTtcggagaaaggaaagaaaaatgcaGATGTGGTAATCAGTGCCCAACAAGCTGAAGACCttaaaatgaaagagaaaagaaagcgaGAACGTGAG AAAAATCTACCTCGTAAAAAGCGTCGAAGATTGGAAGCGGCTAGAGAAATGCTGGAGGATGAGAATCAGACTGACAAGTTGGAG GGTGATGGAACTGGTAAAAAGGAGAAATCTGCATTATCACTTGTTGACGTGGCATACCGTCGGGCAAAAGCAGCAAAGTCAGTTAAAAAGGCTCTGGATGCTGGTAAGATTGTCAGGAAACCCAGCAAAAAGGCAAAACGAACTTCTGAAAGAACTCCATCAAGGGCAGAAGAGATGAAGGAACTTTTTCAGAGTGATATGAGTGAGCGAAAACTCAAAAAGAGAGGTGCTGTAACTGGAAAGAAGAAGTCCAAATTTAAAAGCAAGTCAAG GTACAAGCGGAGGTAg
- the LOC115739321 gene encoding DEAD-box ATP-dependent RNA helicase 28 isoform X2, translated as MSPSFVFEAPSDEERPEDQEDEDEEDADETTQSPWDFAAYSGSVAEEHARHSTTSVDFKISRVLENRSLPILPDDISSDSEPDIQEDYRPDDEDDGGSYAFETKPFFEKAEGASFHANSFLELNLSRPLLRACEALGYTKPTPIQAACVPLAMTGRDICASAITGSGKTAAFALPALERLLFRPKRVKAIRVLILTPTRELAVQVHSMIEKLAQFTDIRCCLIVGGLSTKVQEVALRSMPDIVVATPGRMIDHLRNSMSVDFEDLAVLILDEADRLLELGFSAEIHELVRQCPKRRQTMLFSATMTEEVDELIKLSLVKPLRLSADPSAKRPATLTEEVVRIRRMRESNQEAVLLALCSKTFTSKVIIFSGTKEAAHRLKIIFGLAGYKAAELHGNLTQVQRLDALELFRRQEVDFLIATDVAARAKRAGSKLKSRIVGEQSIIKWSQLIEGMERQVAAILREEREERALRKAEMQATKAENLIAHKDDIFSRPKRTWFVTEKEKKLAAKAAKASSEKGKKNADVVISAQQAEDLKMKEKRKREREKNLPRKKRRRLEAAREMLEDENQTDKLEGDGTGKKEKSALSLVDVAYRRAKAAKSVKKALDAGKIVRKPSKKAKRTSERTPSRAEEMKELFQSDMSERKLKKRGAVTGKKKSKFKSKSRYKRR; from the exons ATGTCGCCGAGCTTCGTGTTTGAAGCCCCCAGCGACGAAGAACGTCCGGAGGACCAGGAGGACGAAGACGAGGAGGATGCAGACGAGACAACGCAGTCTCCCTGGGACTTCGCCGCCTACTCCGGGTCCGTCGCCGAAGAGCACGCTCGTCACAGCACCACCTCCGTCGACTTTAAGATCTCCAGGGTCCTCGAGAATCGCTCCCTCCCGATTCTCCCCGACGACATTAGCTCCGATTCCGAACCCGACATCCAG GAAGATTACAGGCCAGACGACGAGGATGATGGCGGCAGCTATGCTTTCGAAACTAAGCCCTTCTTTGAGAAGGCTGAAGGAGCCTCCTTTCACGCCAATTCCTTTCTGGAGCTCAATCTATCTCGCCCCCTTCTCAGGGCTTGCGAGGCACTGGGGTACACCAAGCCCACTCCTATTCAG GCTGCATGCGTTCCCTTAGCTATGACAGGCCGTGACATTTGTGCGAGTGCCATCACTGGTTCTGGGAAG ACAGCTGCATTCGCCTTGCCTGCTTTGGAGAGGTTGCTGTTCCGACCGAAGAGAGTGAAAGCCATAAGGGTTCTTATACTTACTCCTACCAGGGAGTTGGCAGTTCA GGTTCACAGCATGATAGAGAAACTTGCTCAATTTACTGATATCAGATGTTGCCTTATTGTTGGTGGGCTTTCAACAAAG GTTCAAGAAGTGGCCTTGAGATCGATGCCAGATATTGTTGTAGCAACTCCAGGGCGCATGATAGATCACTTACGCAATTCTATGTCAGTGGACTTTGAAGATCTTGCAGTTCTTATACTTGATGAGGCAGATCGTCTGCTGGAGCTTGGCTTTAGTGCTGAAATTCATGAGCTG GTCCGTCAATGTCCTAAAAGGAGGCAGACAATGTTATTTTCAGCTACAATGACTGAAGAAGTGGATGAGCTTATTAAGCTCTCTCTGGTCAAACCTTTGCGCCTATCAGCTGACCCATCAGCAAAACGGCCTGCGACATTAACTGAGGA GGTTGTCAGGATACGCCGGATGCGTGAGTCGAATCAGGAAGCTGTTCTACTGGCCTTGTGTTCAAAAACTTTCACTTCCAAAGTCATAATCTTCAG TGGAACAAAGGAGGCTGCACATAGGTTGAAGATCATATTTGGTTTAGCTGGTTATAAAGCTGCAGAACTTCATGGAAATCTTACTCAAGTGCAACGCCTTGAT GCATTGGAGCTATTCAGGAGGCAAGAAGTCGATTTTCTGATAGCGACTGATGTAGCTGCCCGT GCTAAGAGAGCTGGTTCCAAGCTGAAGAGCCGAATAGTTGGAGAGCAATCAATTATTAAATGGTCTCAGCTTATTGAGGGGATGGAACGTCAGGTGGCTGCCATTTTACGAGAAGAGAG GGAAGAAAGGGCCTTGAGGAAAGCTGAAATGCAAGCCACCAAG GCGGAAAATTTGATTGCTCATAAGGATGATATATTCTCACGTCCTAAAAGAACATGGTTTGTGacggaaaaggagaagaaacttGCAGCAAAGGCAGCGAAG GCCTCTtcggagaaaggaaagaaaaatgcaGATGTGGTAATCAGTGCCCAACAAGCTGAAGACCttaaaatgaaagagaaaagaaagcgaGAACGTGAG AAAAATCTACCTCGTAAAAAGCGTCGAAGATTGGAAGCGGCTAGAGAAATGCTGGAGGATGAGAATCAGACTGACAAGTTGGAG GGTGATGGAACTGGTAAAAAGGAGAAATCTGCATTATCACTTGTTGACGTGGCATACCGTCGGGCAAAAGCAGCAAAGTCAGTTAAAAAGGCTCTGGATGCTGGTAAGATTGTCAGGAAACCCAGCAAAAAGGCAAAACGAACTTCTGAAAGAACTCCATCAAGGGCAGAAGAGATGAAGGAACTTTTTCAGAGTGATATGAGTGAGCGAAAACTCAAAAAGAGAGGTGCTGTAACTGGAAAGAAGAAGTCCAAATTTAAAAGCAAGTCAAG GTACAAGCGGAGGTAg